A single window of Ananas comosus cultivar F153 linkage group 24, ASM154086v1, whole genome shotgun sequence DNA harbors:
- the LOC109728494 gene encoding protein PAF1 homolog has translation MASYRPFPPPPPPQSFPPPPFRPRRRRLRTPPSEQQQQQQYGYGSTLPPPPPPPPSVGSQQPPPPPYYQSSQFPPPYEQQPPPPPPPPSSPPPNPPPAPPPSAPPPPPPALSTQRTHHHHHHNPNSKEPSAAAAPRQQKPVAPASGKPSAYPHGQSGPVETEEERRMRKKREYEKQKQEERRQQLMLKQSQATVAHKTQMRPQHGSMAGSRMATAPFLGGDRVMNRLKKPTTFICKMKFRNELPDPTAQPKLLALNTDKDRYTKYTITSLEKLYKPKLYPEQDLGIPLDLLDISIYNPPPIYSPITPEDEELLRDDEVVTPIKQDGIRRKERPSDIGVSWLVKTQYISPISMDEAKMSITEKQAKEMRETKEGRNSFLENLNSREKQIQAIEESFKAAKLPPVHQTKPAMEAEWVQPLLPDFDRYDDRFVMVTFDGEPTVDSEQYNKLESSVRDEYESQALMKSFVVNGSDPAKPEKFLAYMVPAPEEITKDVYDENEELSYSWIREYHWDVRGDDADDPTTYLMTFGDGAARYLPLPTKLVLQKKKAKEGRSGDDVEHFPVPSRITVRRKSAVAVIENKELEEISRKHEKADDRNSKRQRSFDDDDDMERQHKYMHTDGDQFSGEDDMSD, from the exons ATGGCGTCGTACCGACCCttcccccctcctccgccgccgcaatCGTTCCCCCCGCCGCCGTTCCGTccccggcggcgccgcctcagaacccctccctcc gagcagcagcagcagcagcagtacgGGTATGGATCGACTctaccgccgccgcctccgccgccgccatctgTGGGATCGCAGcaacctccgccgcctccttaCTACCAATCCTCGCAATTTCCTCCTCCTTACGAacagcagccgccgccgccgcctcccccgccTTCGTCCCCTCCCCCGAACCCTCCCCCCGCTCCCCCTCCCTCGGCcccgcctccacctcctccgGCGCTCTCCACCCAGCGgacccatcatcatcatcatcacaaCCCTAATTCCAAAGAACcctccgctgccgccgctcccagGCAGCAAAAGCCCGTCGCACCGGCCTCCGGGAAGCCTTCGGCGTATCCGCATGGGCAATCGGGGCCGGTGGAGACGGAAGAAGAGAGGAggatgaggaagaagagggagTACGAGAAGCAGAAGCAGGAGGAGAGGAGGCAGCAGCTTATGCTGAAGCAGTCGCAGGCGACTGTTGCGCATAAGACACAGATGAGGCCGCAGCACGGCTCGATGGCGGGGTCGCGGATGGCGACCGCTCCTTTCTTGGGCGGGGATAGGGTCATGAACCGGCTGAAGAAGCCCACCACATTCATCTGCAAGATGAA GTTTAGGAATGAATTGCCAGATCCAACAGCGCAACCAAAATTACTAGCCCTCAATACCGATAAAGACAG ATATACAAAATACACTATAACATCATTGGAGAAACTGTACAAGCCCAAACTCTATCCTGAGCAAGATCTTGGGATACCTCTTGACCTATTGGATATCAGTATATACAA TCCTCCTCCTATATACTCTCCCATAACTCCAGAAGATGAAGAACTGTTGCGTGATGATGAAGTAGTGACCCCTATTAAGCAAGATGGTATAAGAAGAAAGGAGCGGCCTAGTGATATAGGTGTTTCATGGTTGGTCAAGACTCAGTACATTTCTCCAATTAGTATGGACGAAGCCAAAATG TCAATAACTGAAAAACAAGCAAAGGAAATGCGTGAAACTAAAGAGGGTCGTAATTCTTTCTTGGAGAATCTTAACAGCAG GGAAAAGCAAATACAGGCCATTGAAGAATCTTTCAAAGCGGCCAAGTTGCCACCTGTTCATCAAACTAAACCTGCTATGGAAGCCGAGTGGGTTCAGCCTTTGTTACCTGATTTTGATAG GTATGATGATCGGTTTGTTATGGTAACTTTTGATGGAGAGCCTACTGTTGATTCAGAGCAGTACAACAAGCTGGAGAGTTCTGTTCGTGACGAGTATGAATCACAA GCTTTAATGAAGAGTTTCGTAGTTAATGGTTCAGATCCTGCAAAACCAGAGAAGTTTTTGGCATATATGGTACCTGCACCTGAAGAG ATAACCAAGGATGTGTATGATGAAAATGAAGAGCTGTCATACTCATGGATCAGAGAATATCATTGGGAT GTAAGGGGTGATGATGCTGATGACCCAACTACATACCTCATGACATTTGGTGATGGAGCTGCGAGATATTTG CCTCTTCCTACAAAACTTGTTTTGCAAAAGAAGAAGGCAAAAGAAGGCAGGTCTGGGGACGACGTAGAACATTTTCCAGTGCCCTCAAGAATTACTGTGAGGAGGAAATCAGCTGTTGCTGTTATAGAAAATAAGGAGCTTGAAGAAATATCTAGAAAACAT GAAAAAGCAGATGATCGAAATTCAAAGCGGCAAAGATCttttgatgatgatgacgacatGGAAAGACAGCATAAATATATGCATACAGATGGAGATCAGTTCAGTGGGGAGGATGACATGTCCgattaa
- the LOC109728861 gene encoding ER membrane protein complex subunit 2-like gives MVGAAEEARLRRLESQVENGGGGAWEYLCLVRKLKLRRSDQVLRHGLALLNDPRARSKLGGEEWTLYEQVAIAAMDCQKLDVAKDCIATLSKQFPSSGRVGRLEAMMHEARGAWAEAERAYALLLENNPFDQITQKRRVAMAKAQGNISAAVDYLNKYLEIFMADHDAWRELAEIYVSLQMYKQAAFCYEELILAQPTVPLYHLAYAEVLYTMGGLENLQTAKKYYALTIELTGGKNTRALYGVCLCSAAISQLTKGRNKEEKEGSELQSLAVEALTKDYKKRAPAKVPLLTNMLRNMKLTS, from the exons atggtgggggcggcggaggaggcgcgGCTGCGGCGGTTGGAGAGCCAGGTGGagaacggcggcggcggcgcgtggGAGTACCTGTGCCTCGTGCGCAAGCTCAAGCTCCGACGATCCGACCAGGTGCTCCGCCACGGACTCGCCCTGTTGAACGATCCCAGGGCCCGATCCAAACTCGGCGGAGAAG AATGGACTCTCTATGAGCAAGTAGCCATCGCTGCAATGGATTGTCAGAAGCTTGATGTTGCAAAG GATTGTATTGCGACTCTTTCAAAGCAGTTTCCCTCTAGTGGCAGAGTCG GCAGATTAGAAGCGATGATGCATGAAGCAAGGGGAGCATGGGCTGAAGCTGAAAGAGCTTATGCACTCCTTTTAGAGAACAATCCATTTGATCAG ATAACTCAGAAGAGGAGGGTTGCCATGGCCAAGGCACAAGGAAATATCTCAGCTGCTGTCGACTATCTCAATAAATACCTGGAAAT ATTTATGGCAGATCATGATGCCTGGAGAGAGCTTGCAGAAATCTATGTATCCCTACAAAT GTATAAGCAAGCGGCCTTCTGTTACGAGGAGTTAATACTTGCTCAACCAACAGTACCTCTGTATCATCTAGCCTACGCAGAG GTGCTTTATACTATGGGGGGTTTAGAAAATCTACAAACAGCCAAAAAGTACTATGCATTGACGATCGAGCTGACCGGTGGCAAGAACACTCGAGCTCTCTATGGCGTATGCTTG tGTAGTGCAGCGATCAGTCAACTCACAAAGGGGCGGAATAAGGAGGAGAAAGAAGGCTCCGAGCTCCAATCTCTGGCAGTGGAGGCCTTAACGAAGGATTACAAGAAGCGGGCTCCCGCGAAGGTCCCTCTTCTCACGAACATGCTGAGGAACATGAAGCTCACCTCATAA